The following coding sequences lie in one Pseudomonas svalbardensis genomic window:
- the tcyN gene encoding L-cystine ABC transporter ATP-binding protein TcyN, which produces MIVVEKLTKQFKGQVVLNGIDLQVKEGEVVAIIGPSGSGKTTFLRCLNFLEEPTSGRIKVGDIEIDGSRPLNQQQSLVRRLRQHVGFVFQSFNLFPHRTALENVIEGPIVVKKIPHAEAVALGKKLLARVGLAGKEDAYPRRLSGGQQQRVAIARALAMEPEVILFDEPTSALDPELVGEVLATIRSLAEERRTMVIVTHEMGFARDVANRVVFFDKGVIVEQGEAKALFANPKEERTKQFLSKFLNNAHH; this is translated from the coding sequence ATGATTGTCGTGGAAAAACTGACAAAGCAGTTCAAGGGTCAAGTGGTGCTCAACGGCATCGATCTGCAAGTGAAGGAAGGCGAGGTGGTGGCGATCATCGGGCCTAGCGGCTCGGGTAAAACAACGTTCCTGCGTTGCCTGAATTTCCTGGAAGAACCCACCAGCGGCCGGATCAAGGTCGGTGACATCGAGATCGATGGCAGCCGCCCGTTGAACCAGCAGCAGAGCCTGGTACGACGGTTACGCCAGCACGTAGGTTTCGTGTTCCAGAGCTTCAACCTGTTCCCCCATCGCACCGCCCTGGAAAACGTCATCGAAGGCCCGATCGTGGTGAAAAAAATCCCACATGCCGAAGCCGTTGCCTTGGGTAAAAAGCTCTTGGCCAGGGTTGGCCTGGCGGGCAAGGAAGACGCTTACCCGCGACGCCTTTCCGGTGGTCAGCAACAGCGTGTGGCGATTGCCCGCGCGCTGGCGATGGAGCCGGAAGTGATTCTGTTCGACGAACCTACCTCAGCCCTCGACCCGGAGCTGGTGGGTGAAGTACTGGCGACCATCCGCAGCCTCGCCGAAGAGCGACGCACCATGGTCATCGTCACCCACGAAATGGGCTTTGCCCGGGACGTGGCGAACCGCGTGGTGTTTTTCGACAAGGGTGTGATCGTCGAACAAGGCGAAGCCAAGGCGCTGTTTGCCAACCCGAAAGAAGAGCGGACTAAGCAGTTTCTCAGCAAGTTCCTGAATAACGCTCACCACTGA
- a CDS encoding methionine ABC transporter ATP-binding protein, with protein MTTSTLRRLDIPKPPHTPEHAIQTELHPDLNRAHVRFIGLGKTYNGQQGPVAALHGIDLAIQRGEVFGIIGRSGAGKSSLIRTINRLEQPSTGRVLIDQVDIGEFDEDRLVALRRRIGMIFQHFNLMSAKTVWQNVELPLKVAGVPKEKREQKVRELLELVGLQEKHKAYPAQLSGGQKQRVGIARALVHDPAILLCDEATSALDPETTQSILGLLREINQRLGLTIVLITHEMAVIRDICDRVVVLEHGRIVEQGPVWEVFGNPQHEVSKTLLAPLQHGLPEELQSRLQAHPQSSDAAVVLRLQFTGSASDEPDLAALFSALGGRVRLLQGGVERIQGHALGQLLLAVTGSSLGAEELRQRAGNWAQQVEVLGYVV; from the coding sequence ATGACGACCTCTACCCTACGGCGACTGGACATTCCAAAGCCCCCCCATACCCCAGAGCATGCTATACAAACCGAACTGCACCCAGACCTGAACCGTGCTCACGTACGCTTCATCGGCCTGGGCAAAACCTACAACGGTCAGCAAGGTCCGGTCGCCGCGCTGCACGGCATCGACCTGGCGATCCAGCGCGGCGAGGTGTTCGGCATCATCGGCCGCAGCGGCGCCGGCAAGTCATCGCTGATTCGCACCATCAACCGCCTGGAACAACCGAGCACGGGCCGCGTGTTGATCGATCAGGTCGACATCGGCGAGTTCGATGAAGACCGCCTGGTGGCGCTGCGTCGGCGCATCGGCATGATCTTCCAGCACTTCAATCTGATGTCGGCCAAGACGGTTTGGCAGAACGTCGAATTGCCGCTGAAAGTCGCCGGTGTGCCCAAGGAAAAACGCGAGCAGAAAGTCCGCGAATTGCTCGAGCTGGTGGGCCTGCAAGAGAAACACAAGGCCTACCCGGCGCAGCTTTCCGGCGGGCAGAAACAGCGCGTCGGCATCGCCCGCGCCTTGGTGCATGACCCGGCGATTCTGCTGTGCGACGAAGCCACTTCGGCACTGGACCCGGAAACCACGCAATCAATCCTCGGCCTGCTGCGCGAGATCAATCAGCGCCTGGGCCTGACCATCGTGCTGATCACCCACGAGATGGCGGTGATTCGCGATATCTGTGATCGAGTCGTCGTGCTGGAACACGGGAGAATCGTCGAACAAGGGCCGGTCTGGGAAGTCTTTGGCAACCCCCAGCACGAGGTCAGCAAAACCTTGCTCGCGCCGTTGCAACACGGTTTGCCGGAAGAACTGCAAAGCCGCTTGCAGGCACATCCACAGTCCTCGGACGCCGCTGTTGTGCTGCGTTTGCAGTTCACCGGCAGCGCCAGCGACGAGCCCGACTTGGCCGCGTTGTTCAGTGCCCTCGGTGGTCGCGTGCGTTTGCTGCAAGGTGGCGTGGAACGGATTCAGGGCCATGCCCTCGGGCAATTGCTGCTGGCGGTGACCGGTTCGTCCCTCGGCGCAGAGGAATTGCGTCAACGCGCCGGCAACTGGGCGCAACAGGTGGAGGTGCTGGGTTATGTGGTTTGA
- a CDS encoding MetQ/NlpA family ABC transporter substrate-binding protein codes for MTKKLLTHPVKALALALGLFSSITFAADAPLKVGTTAAFAIPLEAAVEEAKKQGLQVDLVEFSDWIAPNVSLAAGDIDVNYFQHVPFLENAKAAAGFDLVPFAPGIINNVGLYSKKYKSFDELPEGASVAIANDPINSGRGLQLLAKAGLITLKPGVGYKATEEDIIANPKRIKILQVEAVQLVRAYDDADLVQGYPAYIRLSKTFDAGSALLFDGLDHKEYVIQFVIQPKSKTDPRLIKFVDIYQHSPAVRAALDKAHGKLYQAGWES; via the coding sequence ATGACCAAGAAACTCCTGACCCACCCAGTCAAAGCACTGGCCCTGGCCCTCGGCCTTTTCAGCTCCATCACCTTCGCCGCCGACGCGCCGCTGAAAGTCGGCACCACCGCCGCGTTCGCCATTCCCCTGGAAGCCGCCGTCGAAGAAGCCAAGAAACAAGGCCTGCAAGTCGACCTGGTGGAGTTCAGCGACTGGATCGCGCCCAATGTCAGCCTCGCCGCCGGCGACATCGACGTGAACTACTTCCAGCACGTCCCGTTCCTGGAAAACGCCAAGGCCGCCGCCGGTTTCGACCTCGTGCCGTTCGCGCCGGGGATCATCAACAACGTCGGCCTCTACTCGAAGAAATACAAAAGCTTCGATGAACTGCCAGAAGGCGCCAGCGTGGCGATCGCCAACGACCCGATCAACAGCGGTCGTGGTTTGCAACTGTTGGCCAAAGCCGGACTGATCACCCTCAAACCGGGTGTCGGCTACAAAGCCACCGAAGAAGACATCATCGCCAATCCGAAGAGGATCAAAATCCTTCAGGTCGAAGCCGTGCAACTGGTACGCGCCTATGACGACGCCGATCTGGTCCAGGGCTACCCGGCCTACATTCGCCTGTCGAAGACCTTCGATGCCGGCTCCGCCCTGCTGTTCGACGGCCTCGATCACAAGGAATACGTGATCCAGTTCGTGATCCAGCCAAAAAGCAAAACCGACCCGCGCCTGATCAAGTTCGTCGACATCTACCAGCATTCGCCGGCCGTTCGAGCCGCGCTGGATAAAGCCCACGGCAAGCTCTACCAAGCTGGCTGGGAAAGCTGA
- the tcyJ gene encoding cystine ABC transporter substrate-binding protein: MNFSALRRNLLVGSLGLALSAGLLGQAVAGEQLQKIKDAGVINVGLEGTYPPFSFVDADGKLAGFEVEFSEALAKELGVKVKLQPTKWDGILAALESKRLDAVINQVTISEERKKKYDFSEPYTVSGIQALVLTKKAAELNIKTAADLAGKKVGVGLGTNYEQWLKDNQPKAIIKTYDDDPTKFQDLRVGRIDAILIDRLAALEYAKKAKDTAAAGEAFSRQEAGIALRKGEPELLAAVNKAIDKLRADGTLKKLSEKYFSADVTK; this comes from the coding sequence ATGAATTTTTCTGCACTACGTCGAAACCTGCTGGTTGGTTCGTTGGGCCTGGCGCTGAGCGCCGGTCTGTTGGGGCAAGCAGTTGCCGGTGAGCAGCTGCAAAAAATCAAAGACGCTGGCGTTATCAACGTCGGTCTGGAAGGCACTTATCCACCGTTCAGTTTCGTCGACGCCGACGGCAAGCTGGCCGGCTTCGAAGTCGAGTTCTCCGAAGCCCTGGCCAAAGAGCTGGGCGTGAAGGTCAAACTGCAACCAACCAAATGGGACGGCATCCTCGCAGCCCTGGAATCCAAACGTCTGGACGCCGTGATCAACCAGGTAACCATCTCCGAAGAGCGCAAGAAGAAGTATGACTTCTCCGAGCCGTACACCGTTTCCGGGATTCAGGCGCTGGTGCTAACCAAGAAGGCTGCGGAGCTGAACATCAAGACTGCCGCCGATCTGGCCGGCAAAAAAGTCGGTGTAGGCCTGGGCACCAACTACGAGCAGTGGCTCAAGGACAATCAGCCAAAAGCCATCATCAAGACCTATGACGATGATCCGACCAAGTTCCAGGATCTGCGCGTCGGCCGCATCGACGCCATTCTGATCGACCGCCTCGCCGCGCTGGAATACGCCAAGAAGGCCAAGGACACTGCCGCCGCCGGCGAAGCGTTCTCCCGCCAGGAAGCTGGCATCGCCCTGCGCAAAGGCGAGCCTGAGTTGCTGGCAGCAGTGAACAAGGCCATCGACAAGCTGCGTGCCGACGGTACGCTGAAAAAGCTTTCGGAAAAATACTTCAGCGCTGACGTCACTAAATAA
- the epsC gene encoding serine O-acetyltransferase EpsC — translation MSERSSHWQLQTIVSQLRTARDQWRVQNGRASTEQGGRELPSRAAMAEILEALCGALFPMRLGPVDLREESEDFYVGHTLDVALNALLAQARFELRYAARHSAQADTEVEAKTIQIIQDFALALPGLRSLLDTDVLAAYHGDPAARSVDEVLLCYPGILAVIHHRLAHHLYRSGLPLLARISAEIAHSATGIDIHPGAQIGRSFFIDHGTGVVIGETAIIGERVRIYQAVTLGAKRFPADEDGQLQKGQPRHPIVEDDVVIYAGATILGRITIGEGSTIGGNVWLTRSVPAGSNLTQANLQHDDGTQK, via the coding sequence GTGAGCGAGCGTTCCAGTCATTGGCAACTGCAGACCATTGTCAGCCAACTGCGCACGGCGCGTGATCAGTGGCGCGTACAAAATGGTCGCGCCAGCACCGAACAGGGCGGTCGCGAGTTGCCTTCCCGAGCGGCCATGGCAGAGATTCTCGAAGCCCTCTGTGGCGCGTTGTTCCCGATGCGCCTCGGCCCGGTGGATTTGCGCGAGGAGAGTGAAGACTTCTACGTCGGCCACACGCTGGACGTTGCGTTGAACGCGTTGCTGGCTCAGGCGCGATTCGAATTGCGCTACGCCGCTCGCCACAGTGCCCAGGCCGACACTGAAGTCGAGGCCAAAACGATTCAGATCATTCAGGACTTCGCCCTCGCATTGCCGGGGCTGCGCAGTCTGCTCGACACCGACGTGCTGGCGGCCTATCACGGCGATCCAGCGGCTCGCAGTGTCGATGAAGTGTTGCTGTGCTATCCAGGGATTCTGGCGGTGATTCACCATCGTCTGGCCCATCATTTGTACAGGTCCGGTTTGCCGCTGCTGGCACGGATCAGCGCGGAGATCGCCCACTCGGCCACTGGCATCGACATTCACCCTGGCGCGCAGATTGGTCGCAGCTTCTTCATCGATCACGGGACGGGTGTGGTGATCGGCGAGACCGCCATCATCGGCGAGCGTGTGCGGATTTATCAGGCCGTGACGTTGGGCGCCAAGCGCTTCCCGGCGGATGAAGACGGTCAATTGCAGAAGGGGCAGCCGCGACATCCGATTGTCGAGGATGACGTAGTGATCTACGCCGGTGCGACGATTCTGGGGCGGATCACCATCGGCGAGGGGTCGACCATTGGCGGTAATGTCTGGCTGACCCGCAGCGTGCCGGCGGGGAGCAACCTGACTCAAGCGAATCTGCAGCATGATGACGGGACGCAGAAGTAG
- a CDS encoding SfnB family sulfur acquisition oxidoreductase, which yields MSSLADAIVQSDLDIAPLLLPAQVLRNDAQAIKAAHELAQVARLQAAKRDQQRKLPWSEIEQFTRSGLGSIAIPREYGGPQVSFVTVADVFAIISAADPALGQIPQNQFGILNLVLGSATESQKKQLFKSVLDGWRIGNAGPERGTKNTLELKARITANGDGFVLNGQKFYSTGALFAHWVAVKALNDDGKQVLAFVRRGTPGLRIVDDWSGFGQRTTASGTILLNNVQVDAELVVDNWKINDSPNIQGAVSQLIQAAIDAGIARGAIDDAIDFVKTRARPWIDAKVERASDDLYVIADIGKLKIELHAAEALLRKAGQVLDQVNAAPLTAESAARASIAVAEAKVLTTEISLLASEKLFELAGSRATLAEFNLDRHWRNARVHTLHDPVRWKYHAVGTYHLNGTLPARHSWI from the coding sequence ATGTCCAGTCTGGCAGATGCAATCGTCCAGAGTGATCTGGATATCGCCCCCCTGTTGTTGCCCGCGCAGGTCTTGCGCAACGACGCACAAGCCATCAAGGCCGCCCATGAGCTGGCGCAAGTCGCTCGCCTGCAAGCAGCCAAACGCGACCAGCAGCGCAAGCTGCCATGGTCGGAAATCGAACAGTTCACCCGCAGCGGCCTGGGCAGCATTGCCATCCCGCGTGAGTACGGTGGCCCGCAGGTTTCGTTCGTCACGGTTGCCGACGTATTCGCGATCATTTCCGCTGCCGACCCGGCATTGGGACAGATCCCGCAAAACCAGTTCGGCATTCTCAACCTGGTGCTCGGCAGCGCCACTGAATCGCAGAAAAAACAGCTGTTCAAAAGCGTGCTTGACGGCTGGCGAATCGGTAACGCGGGACCTGAACGCGGTACCAAAAACACCCTTGAACTCAAGGCGCGAATCACCGCCAACGGCGACGGCTTCGTCCTCAACGGGCAGAAGTTCTATTCCACCGGCGCCCTGTTCGCCCACTGGGTCGCCGTCAAGGCGCTGAACGACGATGGCAAGCAGGTTCTGGCCTTCGTCCGCCGCGGTACACCGGGCCTGCGCATCGTGGATGACTGGTCGGGCTTCGGCCAACGCACCACCGCCAGCGGCACCATTTTGCTCAACAACGTGCAGGTCGACGCCGAGCTGGTGGTGGATAACTGGAAGATCAATGACAGCCCGAACATTCAGGGTGCCGTGTCGCAGCTGATTCAAGCAGCCATTGACGCCGGCATCGCCCGGGGCGCCATCGACGACGCCATCGATTTCGTGAAAACCCGTGCACGGCCGTGGATCGACGCCAAGGTCGAACGGGCCAGCGACGACCTCTATGTGATCGCCGACATCGGCAAACTGAAAATCGAACTGCACGCCGCCGAAGCGCTGCTGCGCAAAGCCGGGCAAGTGCTCGATCAAGTCAACGCCGCGCCCCTCACCGCCGAGTCCGCCGCGCGCGCGTCGATTGCCGTGGCCGAAGCCAAAGTGCTGACCACCGAGATCTCGCTGCTGGCCAGCGAAAAGCTTTTCGAACTGGCCGGCAGCCGCGCGACCCTCGCCGAATTCAACCTCGACCGCCATTGGCGCAACGCCCGCGTGCACACGCTGCACGATCCGGTGCGCTGGAAATATCACGCAGTCGGCACCTATCACCTGAACGGCACTTTGCCCGCTCGGCATTCCTGGATTTAA
- a CDS encoding D-cysteine desulfhydrase, whose product MIKQQLARFNRLDLLGHPTALEKLERLSAWLGRDVYVKRDDLTPLAMGGNKLRKLEYLAADALAQGADTLITAGALQSNHVRQTAAIAAKLGLSCVALLENPLGTDDANYVGNGNRLLLDLFDAKVELVENLDNADEQLQALADRLCNNGKKPYLVPIGGSNALGALGYVRAGLELAEQIKDTGLTFAAVVLASGSAGTHSGLALALSEVLPDLPVIGVTVSRSDEDQRPKVQGLAERTAELLGVSLPASFKVELWDEYFGPRYGEPNAGTLSAVKLVASQEGLLLDPVYTGKAMAGLLDGIGRQRFNDGPIIFLHTGGAPALFAYKDFL is encoded by the coding sequence ATGATCAAACAACAGCTTGCCCGCTTTAACCGCCTCGACCTGCTCGGTCATCCTACCGCCCTGGAAAAACTCGAACGCCTGTCGGCCTGGTTGGGCCGCGATGTGTACGTCAAGCGTGATGACCTGACGCCGCTGGCGATGGGCGGCAACAAGCTGCGCAAACTCGAATACCTGGCGGCCGATGCACTGGCACAAGGCGCCGACACCTTGATCACCGCTGGCGCGCTTCAGTCCAACCACGTGCGCCAGACTGCCGCCATTGCGGCCAAGCTTGGTCTGAGCTGCGTTGCGTTGCTGGAAAACCCTCTCGGCACCGACGACGCTAACTATGTCGGTAACGGCAATCGACTGTTGCTTGACCTGTTCGATGCCAAGGTTGAGTTGGTGGAGAACCTCGACAATGCCGACGAGCAATTGCAGGCTCTGGCCGACCGTCTATGCAACAACGGCAAGAAGCCGTACTTGGTGCCGATTGGTGGTTCCAATGCGCTGGGTGCTTTGGGTTATGTGCGTGCCGGGCTGGAACTGGCTGAGCAGATCAAGGACACCGGGCTGACATTTGCCGCCGTGGTTCTGGCCTCGGGCAGTGCCGGGACCCACAGCGGTCTGGCGCTGGCGTTAAGTGAAGTACTGCCGGATTTGCCAGTGATTGGTGTCACGGTTTCCCGTAGCGATGAAGATCAGCGCCCGAAAGTCCAGGGCCTCGCCGAGCGCACTGCAGAGCTGCTGGGCGTGAGCCTGCCAGCGAGTTTCAAGGTCGAGTTGTGGGACGAGTATTTCGGCCCGCGCTATGGCGAGCCGAATGCCGGGACACTGTCGGCGGTGAAGCTGGTGGCGAGTCAGGAAGGGCTGTTGCTCGATCCGGTCTATACCGGCAAGGCCATGGCGGGTTTGCTCGATGGCATCGGCCGCCAGCGCTTCAATGACGGCCCGATCATCTTCTTGCACACCGGTGGGGCACCGGCGTTGTTTGCCTACAAAGACTTTCTTTAA
- a CDS encoding LLM class flavin-dependent oxidoreductase, with product MADAKKKILLNAFNMNCIGHINHGLWTHPRDTSTQYKTIEYWTELAQLLERGLFDGLFIADIVGVYDVYQNSVDVPLKESIQLPVNDPLLLVSAMAAVTKNLGFGLTANLTYEPPYLFARRMSTLDHLSRGRVGWNIVTGYLDSAAKAMGLSEQVEHDRRYDQADEYLQVLYKLWEGSWENGAVLNDPQQRIYAQPEKVHKVEHKGEFYQVEGYHLCEPSPQRTPVLFQAGSSDRGLLFAGRHAECVFISGQNKPSTKIQVDKVRASAVEAGRNPEDIKVFMGLSVIVGATEELAWAKHAEYLSYASAEAGVAHFSASTGIDFSEYEIDEPIQYVKSNAIQSATKNLQNNDWTRRKLLEQHALGGRYITVVGSPEQVADELESWIAETGLDGFNLTRIVTPESYVDFIELVIPELQRRGSYKTAYDPGSLREKLFHGEAHLPEQHTGSAFRR from the coding sequence ATGGCCGATGCCAAAAAGAAGATCCTGCTCAACGCGTTCAACATGAACTGCATCGGGCACATCAACCATGGTCTGTGGACGCATCCCCGGGACACTTCAACCCAATACAAAACGATCGAATACTGGACCGAACTGGCGCAATTGCTGGAGCGCGGACTGTTCGATGGCCTGTTCATCGCTGACATCGTCGGCGTGTACGACGTCTACCAAAACTCGGTGGACGTACCGCTCAAAGAGTCGATCCAGTTGCCGGTCAATGACCCGCTGCTGTTGGTCTCGGCCATGGCCGCGGTCACCAAAAACCTTGGCTTCGGTCTCACCGCCAACCTGACTTACGAACCGCCGTATCTGTTCGCCCGACGCATGTCCACGCTCGACCATCTGAGTCGCGGCCGGGTCGGCTGGAACATCGTCACCGGCTACCTCGACAGCGCCGCCAAGGCCATGGGTTTGAGTGAACAGGTGGAACACGACCGTCGTTACGACCAGGCCGATGAATACCTGCAAGTGCTCTACAAACTCTGGGAAGGCAGCTGGGAAAACGGCGCGGTGCTTAACGATCCGCAACAGCGGATCTATGCGCAGCCCGAGAAAGTGCACAAGGTCGAGCACAAGGGCGAGTTCTATCAGGTCGAGGGTTATCACCTCTGCGAGCCGTCGCCGCAGCGCACACCCGTGCTGTTCCAGGCCGGCAGTTCGGATCGTGGTTTGCTGTTCGCCGGGCGACATGCCGAGTGCGTGTTCATCAGCGGCCAGAACAAACCATCGACCAAGATTCAAGTGGACAAGGTGCGCGCCAGTGCCGTTGAGGCCGGGCGCAATCCTGAGGACATCAAGGTGTTCATGGGGCTGAGCGTGATTGTCGGCGCCACCGAAGAACTGGCCTGGGCCAAGCACGCCGAGTACTTGAGCTACGCCAGTGCCGAGGCCGGCGTGGCGCATTTCTCGGCCTCCACCGGGATCGATTTTTCCGAGTACGAAATCGACGAACCAATCCAGTACGTGAAGAGCAACGCGATCCAGTCCGCCACCAAGAACCTGCAAAACAACGACTGGACCCGCCGCAAATTACTCGAGCAACACGCGCTTGGTGGTCGCTACATCACGGTGGTCGGTTCGCCTGAGCAAGTGGCTGATGAGCTGGAATCGTGGATCGCGGAAACCGGGCTGGATGGCTTCAATCTGACGCGAATTGTCACGCCGGAAAGCTATGTGGATTTCATTGAGCTTGTGATTCCGGAATTGCAACGCAGAGGGTCGTACAAGACCGCTTACGACCCTGGCAGCCTGCGGGAAAAACTGTTTCACGGTGAAGCGCATTTGCCAGAGCAACATACCGGATCTGCGTTCCGACGCTAA
- the tcyL gene encoding cystine ABC transporter permease — MEEAFQLALDSAPFLLKGAYYTVILSLGGMFFGLVMGFGLALMRLSRFKLVSWIARIYVSFFRGTPLLVQLFVIYYGLPQLGIELDPLPAALIGFSLNMAAYACEILRAAISSIERGQWEAAASIGMTRAQTLRRAILPQAMRTALPPLGNSFISLVKDTALAATIQVPELFRQAQLITARTFEIFTMYLAAALIYWILATVLSHLQNQLEARVNRHDLES, encoded by the coding sequence ATGGAAGAAGCTTTCCAACTCGCGCTGGATTCCGCGCCCTTCCTGCTGAAGGGCGCGTATTACACGGTAATCTTGAGCTTGGGCGGGATGTTCTTCGGCCTGGTGATGGGCTTCGGCCTGGCATTGATGCGACTGTCGCGCTTCAAACTGGTGAGCTGGATCGCCCGCATCTACGTGTCGTTCTTTCGCGGCACACCGTTGCTGGTGCAACTGTTCGTGATCTATTACGGCTTGCCGCAATTGGGCATCGAACTTGATCCGCTGCCGGCGGCCCTGATCGGCTTCTCGCTTAACATGGCGGCCTATGCCTGCGAAATCCTCCGCGCCGCGATCAGCTCCATTGAGCGCGGTCAGTGGGAAGCCGCCGCGAGTATCGGCATGACCCGTGCGCAGACCCTGCGTCGGGCCATCCTGCCGCAAGCGATGCGCACGGCCCTGCCACCGCTGGGCAACAGCTTCATTTCGCTTGTGAAGGACACCGCGCTGGCAGCCACTATTCAGGTGCCGGAACTGTTCCGTCAGGCGCAGCTGATTACCGCCCGTACCTTTGAAATTTTCACCATGTACCTTGCCGCCGCGCTGATCTACTGGATTCTGGCCACGGTGCTTTCGCACCTGCAGAACCAGTTGGAAGCACGGGTCAATCGGCACGACCTGGAGTCCTGA
- a CDS encoding SfnB family sulfur acquisition oxidoreductase, which translates to MTLSHHVAVITSDEQALIVASDLAEDFKRDSALRDRERRLPHPELEVFSRSGLWGISVPKEYGGAGVSNVTLAKVIALIAQADGSLGQIPQNHFYALEVLRVNGSEEQKKRLYAEVLAGQRFGNALAELGTKTAHDRVTSLTRGGDGYRINGRKFYATGAIYAQRIPTSVVDENGVQQLAFVPRNAKGLTVIDDWSGFGQRTTGSGSVVFEDVYVAAEDVIPFQSAFERPTTVGPLAQILHAAIDTGIARAAYEDALHFVRTKTRPWIDSGNDKATEDPLTIKSFGHLSIRLHATEALLERSGEFLDKAQAKTNAETVAAASIAVAEARAISTEISLAAGSTLFELAGSQATLIEQGLDRHWRNARVHTLHDPVRWKYHAVGNYYLNDENPPLRGTI; encoded by the coding sequence ATGACTCTTTCTCACCACGTCGCGGTCATAACCAGCGATGAGCAAGCCCTGATCGTCGCCAGTGACCTGGCCGAAGATTTCAAACGCGACAGCGCCCTGCGCGACCGCGAACGCCGTTTGCCACACCCGGAACTGGAAGTGTTTTCCCGCTCGGGTCTTTGGGGCATCAGCGTGCCAAAAGAATATGGCGGCGCCGGGGTTTCCAACGTCACCTTGGCCAAGGTGATCGCGCTGATCGCCCAGGCTGACGGTTCCCTCGGCCAGATTCCGCAGAACCATTTCTACGCGCTCGAAGTGTTGCGGGTGAATGGCAGCGAAGAGCAGAAAAAACGCCTGTACGCAGAAGTGCTGGCCGGCCAACGCTTCGGCAATGCCCTCGCGGAACTGGGGACCAAAACCGCCCATGACCGCGTCACCAGCCTGACCCGCGGCGGTGACGGCTATCGCATCAACGGCCGCAAGTTTTACGCCACGGGCGCTATTTATGCTCAGCGCATTCCGACGTCGGTCGTGGACGAAAACGGTGTTCAGCAACTCGCTTTCGTCCCTCGTAACGCCAAGGGTCTGACGGTGATCGACGACTGGAGCGGCTTCGGCCAGCGCACCACCGGCAGCGGTTCGGTGGTGTTTGAAGACGTCTACGTCGCCGCCGAAGACGTGATCCCGTTTCAGAGCGCGTTCGAGCGCCCGACCACCGTCGGCCCGCTGGCGCAGATTCTTCATGCTGCTATCGACACCGGCATCGCCCGCGCCGCCTATGAAGATGCGCTGCATTTCGTACGCACCAAGACCCGGCCGTGGATCGATTCCGGCAACGACAAAGCCACCGAAGACCCACTGACCATCAAGAGCTTCGGCCACTTGAGCATTCGTCTGCACGCCACCGAAGCCTTGCTGGAACGCTCCGGCGAATTCCTCGACAAGGCTCAGGCCAAGACCAACGCCGAGACCGTCGCCGCCGCGTCGATTGCCGTCGCCGAAGCCCGCGCCATCAGCACCGAGATTTCCCTCGCCGCTGGCAGCACGCTGTTTGAACTGGCCGGCAGCCAGGCAACCCTGATCGAACAGGGTCTGGACCGTCACTGGCGCAACGCTCGGGTACACACGCTGCACGACCCTGTGCGCTGGAAGTATCACGCGGTCGGCAATTACTACCTCAACGATGAAAACCCGCCACTGCGGGGGACCATCTGA